One genomic window of Parabacteroides pacaensis includes the following:
- a CDS encoding ABC transporter permease, with translation MNLELFIAKKIHFGKEGDKQVTPPAVRIAIAGIALGLAVMILSVAIIIGFKKEVRNKVIGFGSHIQITNFDNNSSYETHPIAVSDSLYQALKELPGIVHVERFATKPGILKTKEDSQGIILKGVDQDFDWTFFKENLKEGEVFTVTADKSTTDVIISQYLADLLRLKLGDSFLTYFVQDEVRGRKFRITGIYETGFEDYDKLFVVADIKQIQKLNGWEKDQVSGLGLMVDDYGNLDEIAENVFFSLGETTDRLGNTLYSRSIKELNPMIFNWLEVLDMNVVVILVLMSVVAGFTMISGLLIIILERTNMIGILKSLGEDNDNIRKIFLYISFFLISKGMLWGNILGILLCVIQSFFKVIKLNPSVYYLDAVPVDLSIWSLVFLNIGTLVVSMLMMLGPSFLITKISPAKTIRFE, from the coding sequence ATGAATTTAGAACTTTTTATAGCTAAAAAAATACATTTCGGTAAGGAGGGGGATAAGCAAGTTACCCCTCCTGCCGTTCGAATTGCCATTGCCGGGATTGCTTTAGGACTAGCAGTGATGATTCTTTCGGTGGCGATTATAATTGGTTTTAAAAAAGAAGTTCGTAATAAAGTGATAGGGTTCGGTTCCCATATTCAGATTACTAATTTTGACAATAATTCTTCATACGAAACGCATCCGATAGCGGTGAGTGATTCTCTTTACCAAGCTTTAAAAGAATTACCTGGTATTGTTCATGTCGAACGGTTTGCCACAAAACCAGGGATATTAAAAACAAAGGAAGATTCTCAAGGAATTATATTAAAAGGGGTTGACCAGGATTTTGACTGGACTTTTTTTAAGGAGAACTTGAAAGAAGGCGAAGTTTTTACGGTTACTGCGGATAAAAGTACCACGGATGTAATTATTTCACAATATCTGGCTGATCTTTTACGTTTGAAACTAGGAGATTCGTTTCTTACTTATTTTGTGCAGGATGAGGTAAGAGGCCGCAAATTTCGTATTACGGGTATTTATGAAACCGGGTTTGAAGATTACGATAAATTATTTGTCGTCGCCGATATTAAACAGATCCAGAAATTGAATGGATGGGAAAAAGATCAAGTGAGTGGGTTGGGTTTGATGGTAGATGATTATGGAAATTTGGATGAGATTGCAGAAAATGTGTTCTTTTCTTTAGGTGAAACAACCGACCGGTTAGGGAATACTTTGTATAGCCGTTCTATTAAAGAATTAAATCCGATGATATTTAACTGGCTGGAAGTTTTAGATATGAATGTGGTGGTTATTTTAGTATTAATGAGTGTGGTAGCCGGTTTTACCATGATTTCCGGTTTATTGATTATCATTCTTGAACGTACGAATATGATTGGCATTCTTAAAAGTTTAGGTGAAGATAATGACAATATCCGGAAAATATTTTTATATATCTCTTTCTTTTTAATTAGTAAAGGCATGTTGTGGGGAAACATCCTAGGCATCCTTCTTTGTGTGATACAGTCCTTTTTTAAAGTTATCAAATTAAATCCATCCGTCTATTATTTAGATGCCGTGCCGGTAGATTTAAGTATCTGGTCACTGGTTTTTCTTAATATCGGTACGTTAGTGGTTTCGATGTTAATGATGTTAGGTCCCTCTTTCTTAATAACTAAAATCAGCCCGGCAAAAACCATTCGTTTCGAATAG
- a CDS encoding glycosyltransferase — MKQFLLFSNTEIYLLASAGILFMIQVLYYLISYMRPYRMQQKASKKAEQKETVHPPVTVIVYAKNESENLKRFLYTVLQQDYPEYQVVVVNDGSTDESDDVLKRYENQYPHLYHTYIPEDVKYLSRKKLALTVGIKAAKYDILLFTEANCRPLSKNWITVMARNFTEETEIVLGFCAYENKKGYLHKLASYDNLLTGLQYLSSALIGKPFMGSGKNLAYRKQLFFKNKGFSNTLNLHAGDDDLFVNQFATKQNTKVEYSKESITQIAPYEKFKVWKEMKVSQAATRKYYRGSRLTVYRFGDLTRYLFLISVMILVGIGIYSNPVMAGIGILFYLLYFLVQAIVFRKSSDMLQQKPFTGWLPLLDIVQPIYSLYIRFYRLFRGKNDYTFRLGNK, encoded by the coding sequence ATGAAACAGTTTCTTCTATTCAGCAACACAGAAATATATCTCCTGGCATCGGCGGGAATCCTTTTTATGATACAAGTTTTGTATTATCTGATCAGTTACATGCGTCCTTACCGCATGCAACAAAAAGCATCGAAAAAGGCTGAACAGAAAGAAACCGTTCACCCTCCGGTTACTGTAATCGTATATGCTAAAAACGAATCGGAAAACCTGAAACGTTTCCTCTACACCGTCTTACAACAAGATTATCCGGAATACCAAGTAGTAGTGGTAAACGACGGATCTACCGATGAAAGCGACGACGTTCTGAAACGTTACGAAAACCAATATCCCCATCTTTATCATACTTATATCCCGGAAGACGTAAAATACCTCAGCCGCAAAAAACTAGCACTTACTGTAGGAATTAAAGCCGCTAAATATGACATTCTACTTTTTACCGAAGCGAACTGCCGTCCATTAAGCAAAAATTGGATTACCGTCATGGCCCGGAATTTTACGGAAGAAACAGAAATCGTATTAGGATTTTGCGCATACGAAAACAAGAAAGGGTATTTGCACAAATTAGCCTCATACGATAATTTGCTTACCGGATTGCAATACCTTTCCTCGGCTTTAATCGGAAAACCCTTTATGGGATCCGGAAAGAACCTTGCCTACCGGAAACAACTGTTTTTTAAGAACAAAGGTTTCTCGAATACGTTAAACTTGCATGCAGGCGACGATGATTTGTTTGTCAACCAATTTGCTACCAAACAAAACACCAAGGTAGAATATAGTAAAGAAAGTATTACCCAAATAGCTCCTTATGAAAAATTCAAGGTGTGGAAAGAAATGAAAGTTTCCCAAGCAGCCACCAGAAAGTATTATCGAGGCAGCAGGCTAACCGTTTACCGATTCGGCGATTTAACACGTTACTTATTTTTAATAAGTGTAATGATACTGGTTGGGATAGGAATATATAGTAATCCGGTAATGGCGGGCATAGGCATACTTTTTTATCTTCTATATTTTCTCGTGCAAGCGATTGTTTTTCGCAAGTCATCCGACATGCTGCAACAAAAACCTTTCACCGGCTGGCTGCCCCTATTAGATATCGTGCAACCTATTTATAGCTTGTATATCCGGTTTTACCGCTTATTCCGTGGTAAAAATGATTACACTTTTCGGTTGGGAAACAAATAA
- the lysA gene encoding diaminopimelate decarboxylase, which yields MKGIFPIDKFKQLQTPFYYYNTELLRETLALVRQEADKYNYHIHYAVKANANHKILTIIRENGLGADCVSGGEIKACLEAGFPAGKIVYAGVGKADWEINLGLDNNIFCFNVESAAELEVINELAGIKGKIAPIALRINPEVDAHTHAYITTGLKENKFGINLSQMNGIIDRFDTLKNVKLIGLHFHIGSQITDLTSFQALCSRVNEIQESMYRRQIIIPNLNFGGGLGIDYHHPNRQPIPDFKEYFAIFHKHVKLRPIQQVHFEPGRSIVGQCGSLITKVLYVKEGSYKKFAILDAGFTELIRPAFYQAYHKIENITSDGEIEKYDVVGPICESSDCFGKEIDLNKVHRGDLIALRSAGAYGEIMASRYNCRELPKAYYSDTL from the coding sequence ATGAAAGGTATATTTCCAATTGATAAATTCAAGCAATTACAAACACCCTTTTATTACTATAATACGGAACTTTTAAGAGAAACACTGGCTTTAGTCCGCCAAGAAGCGGATAAATATAATTACCATATCCACTATGCAGTGAAAGCAAACGCAAATCATAAAATCTTAACCATTATCCGGGAAAACGGATTGGGAGCGGATTGTGTTAGCGGCGGAGAAATCAAAGCTTGCCTGGAAGCCGGATTTCCAGCCGGTAAGATTGTATATGCAGGCGTTGGAAAAGCAGATTGGGAAATTAATTTAGGATTGGACAACAACATTTTCTGCTTCAATGTAGAATCTGCGGCAGAACTGGAAGTTATCAACGAATTAGCCGGTATAAAAGGCAAAATAGCACCTATTGCGTTGCGCATTAATCCGGAAGTGGATGCCCATACCCATGCTTACATCACAACAGGCCTGAAAGAAAATAAATTCGGAATCAACCTGAGCCAAATGAACGGCATTATCGACAGGTTCGATACCTTGAAAAATGTTAAACTAATCGGGCTGCACTTTCATATCGGCTCCCAAATTACCGACTTAACCTCTTTCCAAGCACTATGCTCGCGGGTCAACGAAATACAGGAAAGCATGTACCGCCGGCAAATTATCATACCCAACCTGAATTTCGGAGGAGGATTAGGAATCGATTACCACCATCCAAACCGTCAGCCCATACCCGATTTTAAAGAATACTTCGCCATTTTCCATAAACATGTGAAACTCCGTCCCATCCAACAAGTACATTTCGAACCCGGACGTTCGATCGTCGGACAATGCGGCTCCCTAATAACAAAAGTCCTGTATGTAAAAGAAGGAAGCTATAAAAAATTTGCCATCCTGGATGCAGGCTTTACGGAACTGATCCGGCCGGCATTTTATCAGGCATATCACAAAATAGAAAATATTACTTCCGACGGAGAAATTGAAAAGTACGACGTAGTAGGCCCTATATGCGAATCGTCCGATTGTTTCGGAAAAGAAATCGACCTGAATAAAGTGCATCGGGGCGACCTGATAGCCCTGCGGTCTGCCGGAGCCTACGGCGAAATCATGGCCTCCCGGTATAATTGCCGGGAATTACCTAAAGCATATTATTCCGATACTTTATAA
- a CDS encoding aspartate kinase, with product MKVLKFGGTSVGSAQRMKDVAKLICSGDQKIVVLSAMSGTTNSLVEISDYLYKKNPDGANEIINQLAKKYDKHIEELYATDEYKQKAKELIKSHFDYIRSFTKDLFTLFEEKVILAQGELISTGMVNLYLNECGVKSVLLPALDYMRTDKNAEPDPVYIKEKLLKLLESNQDAQLFITQGYICRNAYGEIDNLQRGGSDYSASLIGAALNAEEIQIWTDIDGMHNNDPRYVEKTTPVRHLLFEEAAELAYFGAKILHPTCILPAKLNNIPVRLLNTMQPEAPGTLISNTTEKGKIKAVAAKDNIISIKIKSGRMLLAYGFLRKVFEIFESYQTPIDMVTTSEVGVSVTIDNRKHLEEIVNDLKKYGTVTVDDEMIIICVVGDLEWDNVGFEARIVNALKDIPVRMISYGGSNYNVSLLIKKDDKKRALQALSDYLFNHK from the coding sequence ATGAAAGTTTTAAAGTTTGGCGGTACTTCTGTAGGCTCGGCACAGAGAATGAAAGATGTTGCTAAATTAATTTGCAGCGGAGATCAAAAGATTGTGGTATTATCTGCCATGTCGGGTACAACAAACTCACTCGTTGAGATTTCAGATTATCTTTACAAAAAGAATCCTGACGGTGCAAATGAAATTATAAACCAGTTAGCAAAGAAATACGATAAGCATATAGAAGAACTGTATGCCACAGACGAGTATAAGCAGAAAGCCAAAGAACTTATAAAATCCCATTTTGATTATATCCGTTCTTTTACAAAAGATTTATTCACTCTTTTTGAAGAAAAGGTCATCCTGGCTCAAGGAGAATTAATCTCGACAGGCATGGTAAACCTGTATTTGAATGAATGCGGCGTAAAATCCGTATTGCTTCCTGCATTGGATTACATGCGTACAGATAAAAATGCAGAACCCGACCCGGTTTATATTAAAGAGAAACTGCTGAAATTGTTGGAAAGCAATCAAGATGCCCAATTATTCATAACGCAAGGTTATATCTGCAGAAACGCGTATGGTGAAATCGACAACTTGCAACGGGGCGGAAGCGATTACAGTGCTTCATTAATCGGCGCAGCGCTGAATGCGGAAGAAATCCAGATATGGACAGATATTGACGGTATGCATAACAATGACCCGCGCTATGTAGAGAAAACTACTCCGGTACGTCATCTGCTTTTTGAAGAAGCTGCCGAACTAGCTTATTTCGGAGCTAAAATTTTGCATCCTACCTGCATTTTGCCAGCCAAACTAAACAATATCCCGGTCCGTTTGCTTAATACAATGCAGCCGGAAGCTCCCGGTACTTTAATTTCAAACACTACGGAGAAAGGAAAAATCAAGGCTGTAGCAGCAAAAGATAACATCATTTCCATTAAAATCAAATCAGGCCGCATGTTATTGGCTTACGGCTTTTTACGGAAGGTATTCGAAATTTTTGAAAGTTACCAAACTCCTATCGATATGGTAACGACTTCTGAAGTAGGCGTTTCGGTTACCATCGACAACCGCAAACACCTGGAAGAAATTGTAAACGATTTAAAGAAATACGGAACGGTTACCGTAGATGATGAAATGATAATTATTTGTGTTGTAGGCGATTTGGAATGGGATAATGTAGGATTCGAAGCGCGCATTGTAAATGCACTGAAAGATATTCCGGTTCGCATGATTTCTTATGGCGGTAGCAATTACAATGTTTCTTTACTTATTAAGAAGGATGATAAGAAACGTGCTTTGCAAGCATTAAGCGACTATCTTTTCAATCATAAATAA